TTCAGAAAAGAAAAGTCGAACTTGTGATCCCTAGGCTGCTAGATTAATCCTTAtgcattattattatgaatGTATTGTTATTAATTAGGTATTGCTATTGTGAATCTATCGCTATTGTGAATCTATTGCTATTGtgattataatataattatcattattGTGAATGCATTTGTTATTGATAATgcttaaatactttttttaaaatacgaatTAAATCCTTCTTCAGCGATTGATTGTGTAGTAACAGCTTATTTTACAATTAGGTGTACCAATGTATGGATATTATTACAACATTTGAGTGTCTTCGTACCAAACCATTTGCCTTATTGCTTGTTCTATTTTatcaaatgtaaacatttgtaaatataaaaatatttttaggatTTTTAAGATTATTACCTTTAGGAAATCGAACGCACAAACCATTGAACGTGAATTAACATAATTGAATTAAAAatcttaaaacaaaactaagCACAATTCATGCTCCctgattaaaagaaataaaaggaactcaGCATTAGAATGACACAATTATAGTATATGTTTTATTACAATGGTATTACCAGTATAGTCTTATATCTTGTGTGGTCTAATTCGAAAGTATTTTCATttgcaaagatttttttaaaccagcGATAATATAGTATTATCATTGCATACAAAGTTTTGTCAGTACATACACAACGACACATACATGGACACAAACACTAGAATCATTCCAATACTACCTAGAAAAGAAATCACATATGATTAGGCTCAGTAAGTAAATGTACAAGTATTCAAAGACCAGTTTAGAATAGTACCAGAGCTGAGGACTAGACCTTGTGAAATGGTTAGACATTGATTCAGTTGTAGCAAATTTATGACAAAATGGTTTCGGGTCCctctaaagcaggggttctcagcctgtgggtcgcgacccccttggggatcgattgacgatttgccaggggtcgcctaagaacatcaaaaataaggattgttattgtcttttcttctattgctgtgtgtgtctatttgggggggggggggtcgcggcagagtggtatattgtaaaaaggggtcgccaagcttaaaaggttgagaaccgctgctctaaagCTTTATAAGTCGCCAAGCTAACGTTGACAAGTCTAAGAAATTTATTTCCTTTCTACATGTAACAGGGAGAAGAAAAACACTAACACAATCTTTGATTAAGTGTAGTATTACCAGTTACTTTGGATCTGTCATGCAAGCTAACTATAATAATTCTGTGccgattataaatatttttaccaattgttttgctTAGCATAATTTCAagattttagctttctcactacgctatgatcctatcacgtgtctggaaaatggaaaggggtgggggagaaaaaaagggggtatttgggtgatcgctttttaaatgcatttattttttaaaaaatgtaaacgacctgaattcaaactcgagggcTAAAGCCTGATCACCCTCACgttaaccactgtgccagggaagtgcttatgggaaaaaaaagtttttttgtgttagttttaaaattttctcTTTGCAAagtataaagaggactaattcagcttataccaccatatTAGTCAAGTtcaagttctttcccttgttcgagatactgaacaaaataattaattaccaatagttaattaactgttttaaaaatggatttttgttttgtcaggtaaaagaaataagtatgCAAAATTTGAGCTTAatccgagactgggtgtggaagaaataacgtgtacaaacattttaccagataGACTGATAGACATTATGCAGTAAATACACAACGAAAATTGCTTTGTAACAGAGAATGGTGTGATATCCGTGATCGAGTTGTCTGACTTAACTGGCATTGAACTGACATCTGCCAGACATGTGTCAGCACAACTTATGGATATTATCGAAATTACTTTGGCCGTGTTTGATAACGTCAAAAGAGGAATCTGTGGCTAAGTGGCTACCCAAAAAGATGGATCTGTGGCTAAGTGGCTACCCAAATAGAGGGATCTGTGGCTAAGTGGCTACCCATATAGAGGGATCTGTGGCTAAGTGGCTACCCAAATAGAGGGATCTGTGGCTAAGTGACTACCCAAATAGAGAGATCTGTGGCTAAGTGGCTACCCAAATAGAGGGATCTGTGGCTAAGTGGCTACCCAAAAAGAGGGATCGAGTTCAAATCCCGATTCAAGATGAGTTCtatttgctgagcgcctaaaggcagcacggactCCTCCTCCTTTCCCCAAGTGAGATTAGACCATAACACACGGGTCAAACTAAAGATTATTGAGCTAACAAAGTATGAACTGATGGTCGTGCCTGTATCAAAAGTGGATTACAAAATATCTACTAGAGAAAATCTTTTTATGTCTATTTGCGgcgatatttttgttttaaattgtgacGTCTAAGATGAGTAAAGATTTGAACTAGGTCTTTGGGTTTGCAGCTGTGTAATCTGTCACTCAATACTCCCTAATTCGTtcatttcactttaaaaaaaattaatgttgcacataaattagaataataaataaaacattttctcagCCACTATCCACGCGACACTGGCCAAGGAGAAGGTAAGAATATATACAGAAGTCGACTCAATAGATGCGCAGCCAGGTCATTGCCCGAGTACACTAGAGACTTTCTCAACAGAGCCCTTTGTTACTTAACATTGCGCTGTACTCGTTCATTACATTGGCCCTTGGGGAGGGgtggcactggcggatccagggccccccccccctcaaacgTTCTGGATCTGCTAGTGACGGGTGCACTTATGTCATTTTATAATGCAAGCTTTGTGAAATGACTGTTTTAAATGCATGCACCCTTTTCAAAAAATAcgaatagatatatatatagtaaattgtaattttcaGTATACAATAAAATGTTAAGCATGAAAAGGTCAAAGTATGCTTACATGCAATAAATGTAATTTGCATATTATTATATACTTATATTCAAAATAACCTGGAGTTGCGATATGTTGCCAAATGAATTGTACATGGTATTAATGTATTAGCTTTGAACTCTAGAAATAATATACAGTAGGACTTATTTAGTGAGCTAAAATTATTTACTGTCATTGACGTGAGGTTTGGTATGTATATCAAACGGTAAACATTttatcaaacatacaaacacagcGTTATAAATAGATCACACATTGGTAGTATTCAATCAATCAGACAAATCCAATCTTTCAATGCCACGTCTAAGGAAATAATGGGTAGCAATCTTCTTAGTTTATTTTACATAATGTCCAGATTTCACAATGCAGTGGGTTTCTGTTCGTGATAATGGCTTGTTGATACTACCTTATCCGTGTATGACTATGATTGAGGTGAAATCGTTTAATAACATAAACTTAGGTATCAGATCATCCTCGGTGATAAAGCGAGTTGGTTAGCGGGTGTCATCAAACTGAGAGCAGGCACTGTTTCTAATATTCAGTGAAGTGACATTTCGTTGCAGCTAAAAATTTCCATTTGTAGTGACAATTATTTCTCAGAATAAACTTAAAATCCTTCCAACATAAATGTGGTTGATTTTAAAAGTTTGTGTTTGAAGACCCTTCAGTTTTCAAATCAATGACAAAGCTGAAAGTCATAGATTTTTATATAGTGCAGAGTTTCATCTACGGCGTATGACCTAAATAATGAGCTATCTGATATATCCGGTGCATAGAAGATAGGAAGTGTTGATTATCTATGCATTCTAGAAGCTATACGATTTTTTCTGCACTTTGTAGGACTGTAAAATCCCATTTCTAAACTGTATTCTTTcatatttagttggcaacgtAAGCTCTTTAAATATAGTGTATCTGACATTGTTCACAATCAAAAATTTAACGTGAAAATCACCAACACGATGCTTTCACGTAAAATTTTCATTGCAAAGTTATATTGCTTTCACCTACATGCCATTTGCTCTCACTTGCAAGTATATTGCTTCAACTTTCATGTCAATAGCTCTCACTTGCAAGTATATTGCTTCAACTTCCATGTCAATAGCTCTCACTTGCAAGTATATTGCTTCAACTTCCATGTCAATAGCTCTCACTTGAAAGTATATTGCTTCAACTTCCATGTCAATAGCTCTCACTTGAAAGTATATTGCTTCAACTTCCATGTCAATAGCTCTCACTTGAAAGTATATTGCTTCAACTTTCATGTCAATAGCTCTCACTTGAAAGTATATTGCTTCAACTTCCATGTCAATAGCTCTCACTTGAAAGTATATTGCTTCAACTTCCATGTCAATAGCTCTCACTTGCAAGTATATTGCTTCAACTTCCATGTCAATAGCTCTCACTTGCAAGTGTATTGCTTCAACTTCCATGTCAATCGCTCTCACTTGCAAGTATATTGCTCGGTTCTTTCACTACAATTTTCGCACTGCACTTGACAGCACCAGTGGAACTTGCAGGAACACTTATAGTTGCGCGTGTGCTGGTGCGTGTTATATCCCCTCCCGCAGCACATCAGGTCGCAGCCTTCTGAGGCGTTAGAAGTCCGGTTGCAGGAGCGACCTTTCGTGCCCAGAGAACGAACGCTCTCATCGTAGTCGCAATAGTTAGGCGAAGGAATCAGAAACACCAGGTGGCTTCGCCTGGGCTTCCGGTGAGGTCTTTTGGAACGTTTAAGAATAAGTGAGATGGGCTGCCGAGACCTGCCGCCCACGTAGGATGCCACAAGCTTGGCTTTTTTGTAGCGCTTTTTCAGGGCGTCGCCGATTTTCCTGAATGGAGGAAGCGTCGTCCAGCAGGTTTTGACTGTGCAGGATCCGGAAACTCCGTGACATTTGCAATCTGTGCTCATGTTGTCTTTGACAGCCTGGTAAAGATCAATAATAAAACATCTTTAAAACAtcttcaaaattatttctttggtATAATACTAAAAAAGTAATAACTTTTAACTCGTCTTctaaattttaatatatttaatgttcTTGCCCAGAAACCTGAATGATTTGcatgaatgggttgcctgagctagccaggaaaactagtgacttggcagattttaagtcattggttaatatgcatgattcaatgcatgacgcttaggacgtaaatatcttcttttttgaagtaacgtctgtattatataagataagataagataaagctcATTATCGATAACTggtagttcattttgttttcaagtgaAAAACAACGCCTAATGGTTCTCagaaatcgctcttctgacttatattattattaattttttttaatccagaAGTAGCAGAAGTAGCATTATTGATTATaagttcatttgtttccaaTTGTAAAACAACGCCcattgataaaaaaagaaactttaattttactttagacaatcaaaacaagagtATGTTTTGATTATTCCTTGTCCACGGGCGGATCCTGATAGGGACgactctgagtttgtgttattttatttaaaacctaaaaTTCTGTGGGACTTAATCAAGATCTCTGTCTTGAAAGAAAGTGAACGAATAAAATTGAATGCACTTACAAGACCTACCGTATTTCTGTCATCTCATTTTACTGTAAACAGCGCATGCGCTCGAGCATATTTAGACATTcatacactacacacacacacacacacataaactcTTGTATAGACTGTGAATTGGTTTGTGAATTGGTTTGACTCTGCTTGCATTGAACGTTCTCcatttattgacattttaacaatattttcatCGGGTTAGCGTgtaaggagagagagacacgAGACACGAGAAAGGAAATGAAAGGAAGTCACGGGTGAGGACAGATATCTGAAGAAAGTCTTCtttcaattttatatatttgtatgacACAAACTGTAAAGAGGCTAACGAGACTCTTGTTTAAAACACTTCACAGGCTACGCCAGTCAAAGGACGCCATCAAACAGAAGGAAATAGTCGGACAAACAGAGTCTAATACCTTacaatggaatttttttttttatttctctctttcttttaccCTTTTCCGTTTGTTTCTCTATTCAGTTTAACTCTCTATCCCTGCCTCCCACTCCCTGCCTCTCACTCCCTGCCTCCCACTCCCTGTCTCCCACTACCCCGCCCCTCCCTTCTCCCTTTTTAcccttttttaatatttagacTTTTATTTAATACTTCATCGTGCACACCCTATCGTGTGGGTTATATTTCGTCCCCCCCCTTCTCCATTCCGTGAATGTACCCCATTGATGGGTAAACATCCCTTAATCAAATACAAACGTTTATTCACCatccgcacacacacacacacacacacatataactaACACCGACAATGTTAAAAGTCTGCGGTACCGTCGTACAGGTAGAGGTGGGCTCTCTAAGACCGCCCTCTCATCTACACCTTCAGGGCGGACTGGAAGAAtgcaatatttattaaatatgcGAATGCCAATAACGAGGGTACATGTTAACCCTTTGAAGCTTCCACCcacaattcccccccccccaccctccctTTTTCTCAATTGTTTTCAAACATttccaagtaaacaaaaaaaaaagctatgttGCCCTGActtccccccacacacacatataggaTGCATAGCGCGTCGCGAGCCTTTTATAAAACAGAAGTacctggtggggggggggggcgcggggGTAGGTTTACGGGAGAAGTTTTAAGGGAACCTTATAGAAATCgtaaatctaaaataaacataCGTGGCAGACGCTAAGGTCCTAACCCAGTCAATACAAGTACAATCGAACATGTTGAAATCTTTTAAAACCGAATAATTTCCCTTCAATAGAGAGAGACCGTTTACACAAGGAAATGTTGACATTGCTAGTTGTTCAttacagttttttttcggctaacacatttaaatatataccagctttaagaaaagagaaaaaaaaactaaagggaaaaaaaagataaagaaacagGGCCTTTGAAACTGTTTTCTTAATTTTAACTCCTTTATTCTTCTCGTTTTCTTTACATCCAGTGAACTTATGTGATGACGAGTAGTCTCTCCTTCATCTAAGTATGTTCAGCTCTATTGAGTTATCTCTCGAGTCTATGGCAATGCTGTGTTTGAATAGTAAGATGAAGTAACTCTTACTTGCAACGTTCTCGTGTTAATCCAAAGTTTAACACCACGATGATGTGATGTTAGAATCAGCAGAAACAGCCAAACACAGAAAAGGCTTCAGGAGTAaaccctgagaaaaaatcaggagccatTGACTCTTAGACAGCTTGCAGCCTGCTACATCCTGGCAGAACTTTGCCGCTGATCCTAAACTGTATCGGTGTTTAGCCCGTTCCTTTGTACACACcagctgtgtggagaggggAGAACCGCTGTATGGGCGACATTGATCAAACCATTACCAATGCCCAGTCTCATTGGcctaggatttgaaccctcccCTATTTGACACTCTACCACTGTGctagcgaagtgcttatgaaagtGTAATCTTTTATAGTTAaatattgttagcttcaaactttaaagcgtcGACCTAGAAAGGGgtctaattcagcttatatcaccacatatcaagtaccatttctttcccttgttcgagataccaaacaaaaataatgtattaatgTATACCAATAATTGGTTAAATAGTTCGATTATTTGTTTTGCTTCACAATGTACACTCTCTACGTTTTAGACTGTTGTGTTgtgaggtaaaagaaataattgtacaaagtttcaggTTGATCCGAGTTTGAAGTTTGaatgtcggagaaataacgtgtacaaacttttgaccagacagtcAGAAATGAAGACAATATACATGAAGGGAACAAACCTGTTATGACCATGTCAAAAAAGTGTTTTACAATGTCACAAATACTTATTTGTTGAGCCAAGggctattgtaaaaaaaaataaaaaaaatcaggtACACAATAAGTGGTCTAGTCAAGAACAGTAAACACTTCACTACTTGAATGAGTTGTTGTTCCTGAACCATATCTTTCTAATAAGTTAATCTGACTTGGTGCTATTTGACACTTGATAATAACAAGAgcttgtcttcgaatccgaagatgaaagaggagcgcagtatTTCACCAGAATAAGGAGACACTTCGTCCACGTTCATTAAATCGCTTATTAAATGATCTTGGTTGTATTTCGTCCAAACCAGACAAGTGACTCACTGTGAGAAGGGCTTGTGGGGGGGAACGGGCATACCATAATTTGCCCAAATGATATTTTGCCTACTACTTTTCAAGTATATTTCcaacctgcccccccccccccccccatcttttcTCCGACATTTCCTCAGCCAGGCTACTTGAACCagacagggaaaaaaaaagatgacctgTAAAACAAAGAAGGGAGAAATGAAGACGCCCTCCCACGCTGGGAACTAATGAAATGTAAACGCCCCGAATCCCCTCAAATGTTCAGTAATATAGCGCCCCTCTACGTCCCCCGCGGctttctccccccctcccaataCAGTCtaatcttttctttctctttctgtgtagagaattacatttttcttttctttacaaCCGCAGCGTACAATCATAATTCATTCTCCGAGAGCACTGAAGAGGAAGAAAAGAGAACTCCCAAGTCCAGGAGATCAAAGGCTCGGCTCGAGGGTTCTCTCCTCTTTGATAGCTTCTTTAAGTGATGATTGCATTGCCACCAATATTTCCCCGATCTACAGAGTCAATCTGACCTAATTGCATTGATTTATTAAGTGTGGTTAGACCAGACCCATTGGCCGCCTGCTTCGGcatatggggaaaaaaaagggtagAGGGAGAGATGTTAACCAGGGCATGGGGGTTTCTTCGGAAATTCCCACAAGTGATTTATACCTGCGTTTCAGATTTCCCTAATTTCGACGGGAAATCTTACGATCTTAAGAGAAGTTGTAAATTTTTTTCCCTATAGTTTCAAGAAAGTGGACCTCATTAGAGATTTCCCCGCCCTCCTCCTTTCTCCGtcaatgaaattaaataagGAACGTTACATAGAACCTATGTTAACTATAAAGGGAAAGAACCTACCCAGTCCAGACAATGAAAATCTCTGAGAAGAAACGAAAGTCTGTGATTTAAAGCTTTTTAGTTAATCCTTGTAATCTGTGGCTTTAGGGACTGTTCATAAATGACGTCTagcttagcaaaaaaaaaaaaaaaaaaaaaaggggctgAACACACAGGCATTTTTGAGGAGTGAGAAAGAAAGGCTTGTTTTGCGAAAGTTGACGTCACACCAACATATGAGCTCATGCTCAATTAATCTCGACTCAAATAACAACATACACATGCACGCATATATTAAGTACCCGATGACATCATTGATTGCTCATCTAATCATTGTTTTCCAGgggtatttacatttttttcaaaattttctttAACCAATCTCATCCATCTCCTTTCCCACCTGAGGATTACAGGGGCGGCAACTGGTTATTGAATCCCAGCCGTGCACTCTCTTGATGGTGAAGGAAAGAATTCGTAAAACTCTGTCCGTAGTGTGGACCTATAAGCTCCCTTTTCAGACTTTACGATCAATGGGTCAGATGAATTAAAAGTCTTCTGTGggccaaggttaacgagggtgtcgtgtggcaagcacaacaacCTAACgagatctataaataattagAGGAAATAGGAAACAACTCACATTTGATAAGATCATTTATTCCACTTGAAAGAGCCAGCGATTCACAGCCCAATACCGAAAAATCACAATCATTTCCCACTTCATATATTAGATTGAAAAACTATATCAAAACGGTGACTTCATTCAAATGTGTCACAGTTTCTCACTGTCGACTGATCAAGCGAGATTTGTGTACGTCTCTTAACCCACTGCCAACTCTTCAGTCGTATCTTCTACGAACTCCAAGCGAGAAAGGCATTTGTCCTTACATTCTAGCAAACATAATGTCATAATAAAATAAGAATTTCCATATATAAAATGGGATTGAATTATACtcagaaatcttttttttttataataatttacagtgtgattaaattaatgttgcgtttcaattagaaaaataatttcatttaatcAGTGCtgttaaatataaacttttaattttttttttaaagatacgtattaataaaaaatgttaatatgtTTAAGTATCACATACTCATAAGAAGTATCTCAATTAGACTCTATTTGAAAATTCATATTGgtaaaacaaacacatacactagAACATATTGCACATATAAACAGTTGTatgtagtctgtctgtccgtcccgtccGATTTCACCAAGCTTGATAACATGTTAAAAATAAGTGCAACATCTACATTTGATCACCCGAAAGcgaaaacttttgtttaaaatgaataTCGTCACATTCGTGTAATCTTCTTTTAATGACATAGGAAAAGATAGCCaactttaaagaaataattaaaacacttttatctataatataaagcagaaagtatgtatgtatgtatgtatgtcccacatagaagtcaaaaccgtttgaccaatcttgataaaacttggcataaatgttcctagtgtactaactggaaccgtagcGTATGTtaagtagccctaaaacaaacttaaaaccctcaaaaaaaagttgtccaactctataaaattattactatttcatggatctaggccatgtttacatgacaCAAAATcgaaagaatctagatctagatctaattttaagagcTGCACTTTGCATGTATAgtattttactttgacacatgaaaatacaaaaagagtcttcaaatgtgtgtttcaaaagcatttttacataaattcgttccttatacctgcgaatttagacgtactgacgtactttataatcccatttattaacaaatcgggtaaaccagttttaattttactttatatcCCATTTATCTCGCGCTTATTtcgtttttagcggccccgaaaggggaaaagacgctattagttttgtgtggaatgtctgtccatccgtccttccgtccgtccgtcccgtttagatctagtaaactaaaaaagatagtgaaaatccgacatcataatattttagaccattcaaagttctgatgcaatggctacttttttcttttctgaaagctaaaaatctaattttttaaatcacttatgcaagcagtttttcataaaaatacaccacttttacaacttttCACTTTTAATAGCAACagacacgggaggctctttattaggggaaTCAATGCCTGTACatgttttaacacatttatgcaaacggttgtagaattttttgtcaatttttatatttttttttttttacatttgtattgttaatatatgtaagttctgttatactaaatactatatttacatacacacacacacacacaaatgtttacTATCTATATAATCtgattataatttaaaacaacaattaataagtagtattTCATATTATGGCGTGACCTGCATTGCCGTACAACTTCTATAGAACACGCCatcaaaggaaacaaaaaatgggggggggggtatttttttttttttacggaaatgtttttttctttaggaataataaattgaccctttacaaaacaattagatcaattagatattcattataagacatcagttaggccaggttcacatgtaacttcaccttcactttcacctatcctttcgtctgctggaccgctggggcaccacacaagatctgttaaccttttttctccattcttctctgtcatttgttttttgatagaatttcattctgataataatgaaacctgccttttttttgCCTGGGTGGACACTTCGGCGGCCGATTTAcggtttgtttccacacaaactgtctttgtaaccttgttaatagctaaatttatctctattataGATAGAAgattttaacaaatcgggtaattTCGTTTCCATAGTATATTATATTTGATATGGATGTATCGGTTAAACAGGTAAACCCATTTTTGCATTTTtgtggcgaaagagaaaaagtGAAAAGGAACATTATCTTGACATAGCTATAAATCCAATCTACTAGATTAGTACTACACAAACTGAgtcccgcaggccgcgggtaatgtccaGCTACTAGTATGTAGAGAGAATGGTAGTAATGTCTGAATTATTAGAGAAATTGAAGAAATAATTAGGCCTATCTTGTATCCATGGGTGTAGCCAGGAAGGGGAGTTCAAACCTCCTcctgaaatgaaatcccccccgggatgggggggggagagacgggctttagtgactgatttttttgctttgattttgtttattttaggtgagattttaatactaaaccatcacttgccccagccagcaagggggttttgagtttaaaacccataccagggggttttgagtttaaaacatcCTAacaggggattttgagtttaaaaccccctaccagggggttttgagtttaaaaccccttaccagggggttttgcagttaaatccccctcttctataaaacaaaacaaatagaaaatgcaagcgacaatccccaaattccaatagcacagttaaggaagattttgatttttataccccctccaaaatgtacgataaaccctctcttcaatatgaaaaaaaaaaagcaaattatacactcaaaatgttatgagcgtagctaaatgggttttgactcagtttttagttaaactcccctccagtggagtttgaagctaaaatatacatcttcaataaaaataaagcaaattacacactctaaaatctatgagcctTGAAAaggggatttgagtttaaaccccccaccAGCGGGGTcggaagctaaaaaatacatcttaaatgtaaaaaaaaaaaaagcaaattacgcaaaTTCCGCATTGCCaaaaggtgttttgagtttaaatcccccttcagaaAGGTTTGATGCTAAgatatacctcttcaatataaaaaagcagattaaacactaaaattatttgagcgtagtcaagccaattgggggttttgagtttaaactcctctcctccagatggatTTGAGTTTGAAATCCCCCTACAAAGAGTTTTGAGGtgggaaaacctctatcttcaatattattctaaagcaaactacagttaccaaattctatgatcgtatcTAACTggtgttttgaattttaaaaaaaaaaacaaagtcctgagattttttagtttaaaacccccaacagatgaatTTGACGATAagacttcccttt
This genomic stretch from Biomphalaria glabrata chromosome 4, xgBioGlab47.1, whole genome shotgun sequence harbors:
- the LOC106053096 gene encoding protein Wnt-7b-like isoform X3, which codes for MGEGAKLGGAECRFQFMNMRWNCTSINGDKSMFGYEELGATKEAAFIYAITSAGVTYAITKACSTGNLSNCGCDQAKKDGEVTSAGWKWGGCSVDVKYGLKMARKFMDAREIAKDDRALMNLHNNRAGRKAVKDNMSTDCKCHGVSGSCTVKTCWTTLPPFRKIGDALKKRYKKAKLVASYVGGRSRQPISLILKRSKRPHRKPRRSHLVFLIPSPNYCDYDESVRSLGTKGRSCNRTSNASEGCDLMCCGRGYNTHQHTRNYKCSCKFHWCCQVQCENCSERTEQYTCK